ATCCAGTTCTAATCGACGGCTGCCGAGATGATCATGATTTCCGTGGACGACGTATACAGGGATATCATGTGAATGAAGGATTTGAAATTGTTTCACTAATTTAGCCTGAGCCCTTATGCTTCGGTCTTCTTCATCAAACAGATCCCCACTGAGAATCATAAAGTCGATCCCTCTTGCAATCGCTTCTTTCACCACTTTTTCAAAAGAAGCAAAGGTACTATTATGTATTCGTTCAAATACTTCTGCCGGTAAATGCTTCAGCCCTTTAAACGGACTGTCCAAATGTAAGTCTGCTACATGAAAAAACCGTATGTTCTCCATGAAGTCCCTCCTTCAACACTACGAATATACGTTCTGATATTCATTCATTATATCCTAAAACCGGGGAAGATTTCAGTATGGATTCACAATTTATCACATTCATACTGAAAAAGGCTGCCACTTTAAAGGTGACAGCCTTCCACTTATTTCTTTGATGTTAAATCGATAGCTTTCTTAATATCTTTATATGAATTGGACTTCCCGTATAATAGCACTCCTCCACGATAGACACGTGCACCGAATACTCCCAGCAAAGCGATGGAAACAACCAGGACGAGTATCCCGATGATCGGCTCATACACCGGCAGGTTCAGCATCCCGACACGCAGGAACATGACCATCGGTGTGAAAAAGGGGATGTACGATGTAACCGTGACAAATCCCGATTCCGGACTTCCGAGACCAAACATGGATATGAAGAACCCGATCATGATCAGGAAGGTCATCGGCATAATCATCTGCTGAACATCTTCAATTCTACTCACAAGTGATCCGAGTAGCGCTGCAAGGGTTGCATACAGGAAATAACCAAGCAGAAAGAAGATGATAGCATAAATGATGACACTGAGTGATAGGGATTCAAATCCGAACCCTTCAAAGAATCCCCCTACCAGTTCATCCTTCTTGCGGATCAGGGTAAAATAACCTACACCAAGGATAACGGCTAATTGAGTCAAGCCAACGAGACCGATCCCAATGATTTTGGCAAACATTTGTTTGACCGGTGACACACTTGAAATGAGGATTTCCATGACCCTGGAGCTTTTCTCTGTGGCGACCTCCATCGCTGTCATATTGGCATAGGCAATCACCGAGAAATAGATAAAGAATAATAAGACGTAGACAATGCCCCTTGCCTGACTCAGTTCTTCTTCAGACTTTGCCCCTTCTAGCAGTGCCTCCTTCTCGAAATCTACGGGGGCACTTAATAAGGATAGCTCCTCCCCGGACAGATCCAGCTTACCCGCAGCAAGGGAGGATTTCACATTTTGCAGGGCCGCCTGCAATTCTCCGGTCACAGCAGACTCCGATAACGAGTTTGATTTATACAGGGCCTGTGGCAGCCCATCACTGCTTTCAGTTAAGACCAGTAAACCTTTATATTCTTCCGACTCTATTTTTTTCTCGATTTCCTTTGTTGACTCCGAGGCAGGCTTTAATTGAATCTCACTATTCATCATCTCCAGCTGCTCCAGGAGCGGTTCATATAATTTGCCCGTTTCATCCTGAACCGCTACCCTGCTTCCTTCATCAACCGTGAAACTCGAAATGACGCTGTCGAAATTGGCCAGCAGGACAAGTGCAGCCGCAATGATGATGGTGGATATGATAAAAGACTTGGCTTTCAATTTTGACATATAGGAATGACCGAGGATCAAGAAGAAATTATTCATAAGAAGTTCCCACCTTTTCTATAAATATATCGTTCAGTGAAGGTTCCTCCAGCTCGAATTTACGAAGGAAGCCCTTTTTGACGACATCATGAAATACCCCTTGGGCGGCAGCCTCGGATTCCACCTGGAGCAGGACTCCTTCCGTCGTTTCTTTAATCTTTGTCACTCCCTGAATGTCCTTTAGGTAGGTAAGGTCGAAATCTGCATGTATCACGACATTCTTCTTTCCGAAGGAACGTTTGATTTCCTTCAGTCCTCCATGTACCACGGGACGCCCTTTATGCATGATGCACAAGCTTTCACAGAGCTCCTCCACATGCTCCATCCGATGACTTGAAAACACGATGGTCGTTCCGTTCTTCTTGATTTCCCTTACTGCGTCCTTTAACAGCTCCACATTCACGGGATCAAGACCGCTGAATGGTTCATCAAGAATCAATAGTTTAGGCTTATGAATGACCGATGCGATGAATTGAATTTTTTGCTGATTCCCTTTGGAGAGTTCCTCCACTTTTTTATTGAGGTATTGAGGAACATTGAATCGCTCCAGCCAATAATCCAGTTCTTTCAGGATGGTCTTCTTTTCCATCCCCCGCAGGCGTGCCAAATAGACGATTTGATCACCTACCTTCATCTTCGGATAAAGTCCTCTTTCTTCCGGGAGATACCCGATTTCCGGACTGGTTGAATAATCAATCCCCTTGCCGTCCCACGTGATCCTGCCTTCTGTTGCATCCAATAATCCCAACACCATTCGGAAGGTCGTCGTCTTTCCGGCTCCATTCGCCCCGAGGAACCCGAACATTTCACTTGGGGGAATTTCTAGTGACAGTTCATCTACCGCCGTGAAATCCCCAAACCTTTTGGTGACCTGTTGTAATTTCAAACTCATCTTTTGTTTTCCCTCCTGTTGCCCCATTAATGAAATCCGGCATTCTTTTCTCTAGTACTCTACGATTCTATCCATAAAAGGTTTCATTTTCCATTCTTTTTTCGTTATCAAACTATTTAGACTTCACAAAAAAATGATAGTATGAAAAAATAAAGAAGAACACCATTTCAAGTACAAAGGGGTATTACATAATGAAAGTATATAAACTGACGGTATTCGAGCGTGACGGCAAAAAAATCCTGGACGAATCATTCGAAGCTTCCTCTGACAATGAAGCGAAGAAAATGGGAGAAACCATGCTTGAGGAAAAAGGCTATGCTGAACATACGCATCGCTGTACGTCCCCACTAGGGAAACTCTTGCTGTTTCATGTGTAGAATGACTTCTTGCATTACAGACTTCAATGGCTGTAATGCATTTTTTTGCATGTACAAAAAAGAACCAGCCTTTAAGACTGATTCCCGTTTTCCATTATTCACCCTTGAATTCAGGTCTTCTCTTCTCCACGAATGCGCGGATGCCTTCCTGGTGATCGGAGGTTTGGCGCATGAGCCACTGACCTTCCTTCTCAAGATCAAGTGCATGCTGCAATCTTTCTTTGTTCAACTCCACGTATACTTCTTTCGTTTTCAGCATTGCTTTCGTCGGCGCGCTTAATACCTGTTTGGTATAGCGTGCTATGCCTTCCTCCAATTTCCCTGAAGGTATGGCTTCATCGACAAGCCCTTTCATCAGGGCTTCCTGTCCTTCAAATACTTTTCCATTCCAGATCAAACGTTTTGCCTTATGCGTGCCGAGGCGTTCCTGTAGAAGGAAATGACTTCCTCCATCAGGGATCAAAGCGATGCCGATAAAGTTCATGGCGAGCTTACTGTCTTCTTCACAAAGGATATAATCAGAAGCAAGAGCCAGGCTCAACCCAAGTCCCGCCGCTGCCCCGTGAATGCCTGTCAGGACCACTTTCGGCATGGAATATAAAGTCATCACCAGTTCACTGATCGTATCCATGATCCGTGAGAACTGCTCCTCTCCACTTAATGACAGCATGGATTTAATATCTCCACCGGAGGAAAATCCCTTCCCCTCCCCTGTCAGGATCAATAAAGAAATCGTTGGATCATGTTTCACTTCCTTCAAAGCAGCAAGCAATTCTTCCATCAGCCGGGCATCCAATGCGTTCAGGGACTGCGGCCGGTTCAAATGAACCCTCGCCACCTTCCCATCTTTATGTAATTTTATTGTTTCGTATTGATTTGACACTGTCAAAAAAATCCCTCCCCTTTCTATTAGCATAGCGCAGAATGATTATTTAGAAAAGTACAATAATTCAAAACGGAGATCGACATAGAGCCGATCTCCCGTCTTAATTAGATTTGTTTCATCTGGTCCTGAACCTGGTCCCTCAGAGCCCTCTTCAGAAATTTCCCAACAGAGGTTTTCGGGATTTCATCCAGGAACAGTATCTCATCCGGCAGCCACCATTTCGCAAACTGAGGCTTCAGGAAATCCATGATTTCTTCCTTGGTCACACTTCCTTTTCCCGATTCCTTTAAAACGACACAGGCAATCGGGCGTTCCTGCCACTCCTCATGGGGCACTGCCACCACAGCAGCTTCGAAGATATGCTCATGGGCCATGAGGGCATTTTCAATGTCGACGGAAGAAATCCATTCCCCGCCAGATTTGATCAGATCCTTCGTGCGGTCAACGATCTTGATATAGCCCTCTTCATCAATGGTGACGACATCCCCGGTATATAGCCAGCCATCCCTGAACGCATCCTCGGTACGTTCATCTTCATAATACTCAGAAGCGATCCAGGGACCCCTTAGGGCAAGCTCGCCCATTTCGATACCATCCCATGCCACTTCTCCGTCTTTTCCGACGATCTTCATATCTAATCCAGGTACGAGGATCCCCTGCTTCGCTTTCAAGTCGAGCTTCTCTTCGGCAGAAAGGTCGTCATGATAGCTTTTGGATGCGGCGATCACAGCGAGCGGGCTCGTTTCAGTCATGCCATACGCATGCATGAACGGGATGCCGAACTTCTCTTCAAATGACCGGATCATCCCTTTAGGAGCTGCCGATCCCCCGCACAGAACGGATCGAAGACTTGATAGATCATACTCGTTTTGCTCCAATTCATTGAGTAATCCAAGCCAGATCGTCGGTACCCCTGCGGAAATGGTCACCTTTTCATCCTGCATGAGCCCGGCCAGCAGTCCAGGGGTGAAATATGGTCCCGGCAGAACCTGCTTACTACCGAACCAGACCGCCGCAAACGGGAGTCCCCAGGCGTTCACATGGAACATCGGCACCACCGGTAGGGCAACGTCCCTCTCACTGACGCCTGTCGTATCAGCCAGCCCGAGTGCCATTGCATGGAGCACAATGCCCCGATGGGAATAGATGACTCCTTTGGGATTTCCGGTCGTGGCCGACGTATAACACATTCCAGCAGGGGCATTTTCATCAATGTCGTTGCGGAATTGGAACGATGGATCCCCTTCTTCCAACAAGCTTTCATAATGATACACAGGCTCGAGGGTCGTTTCAGGCAATTCTCCATCGGTCATGACGATGAAGGCTTTAACCGTCGGGATCTGGTCCTTCACCTTTTCAATGAGCGGGACGATGTCCGGGTCGATGAGCAATACTTGATCCTTGGCATGATTGATGATGTAGACGATATGTTGTGGCGATAAGCGGATATTGATCGTATGTAATACGGCTCCGCTGCATGGAATCGCAAAGTACGCTTCCAGATGACGATGATGATTCCATGCAAGTGTACCGACTTTGTCCCCTTCTTCAACACCGAGCTTCGATAGGGAACTTGCCAGCCTCCGCGTTCTCTCACCCCACTGTTTGTATGTGAAGCGGTTGATCCCCGACTCTGTCCGGGATACGATTTCTTTCTTAGGAAAATACTTTTCGGCTCGTTCAATCATTTGTGTCAATAGCAGAGGTGTTTGCATCATATTCGATCTCTCCCCTCAAAATAGTAAGCGTTTACAAAAAATGTCTGATTTTCTATGTCTATCTTACTAATTCTCCTTTCATGATGATATCTCCTTTAAGACGGGATGAAATATTCCTGTAATGAACAAGGAAACGGAAGCCATAATAAAAAACGCGCCACTCGAATTGAAGCGGCGCGTTTCATTTTTATAAAAATAAATCATTCAAAATCCTGATTTTCTTTTCTGTGTACTCTTTGAATCCAAGGTTATAGGCATTCGGTTCTTTCGGATTGGCGAAGTGCGTGATTTTTCCGGTTTTCGGATCGATGAATTTGCTTGCCGCCCCGCAGCCGATTCCAATGATGGTCTGGACTTCTTCCATGATCATGATGTTATAAATGCTGTCCTGCTCTGGAAGTGCGTATCCCACATTTTCCAGGTTACCGAGAATGTTCTTCTGGCGATATAAGTAGTAAGGCTCATACCCATGCTCCTTGGTCCACTTTTCCGCAAGATTCATCATCTTCTCGATTTCAAGACGGTCCGCCACTTTATACTTGTCCTTATTCTTCGTCATTTCAGACGCCCGCTTAAAGGACAGGGTGTGAACCGTCAAGGATTCAGGCATAAGCTTTTCTGTTTCGTCCAAGGAATGCTGCAGCTCCGGAAGCTCCTCGCCTGGAAGACCAATGATGAGGTCCATATTGATATTGTTCATTCCCATACCGCGGGATAAATGAAATTTATCAATCGTTTCCTCCACCGTGTGATGCCGCCCGATCGCTTTTAAGGTTTCCTGGGTGTAAGATTGAGGATTGATGGAAATCCGGTCGATGTTCCATTTATTGAGCACTTCGAGTTTATCTTCGGATATCGTATCCGGTCTCCCTGCCTCCACCGTTACTTCCCTTACCTTGTCCACATCCGGGAAGGAGCGGTACATCTCTTCATAAAGAGCATCCATTTCTTCAGCTGTGATGGACGTAGGGGTACCCCCGCCATAATAGATGGTCGTAATCTTGATATTGTTTTCTTTCATC
The DNA window shown above is from Rossellomorea vietnamensis and carries:
- a CDS encoding ABC transporter permease encodes the protein MNNFFLILGHSYMSKLKAKSFIISTIIIAAALVLLANFDSVISSFTVDEGSRVAVQDETGKLYEPLLEQLEMMNSEIQLKPASESTKEIEKKIESEEYKGLLVLTESSDGLPQALYKSNSLSESAVTGELQAALQNVKSSLAAGKLDLSGEELSLLSAPVDFEKEALLEGAKSEEELSQARGIVYVLLFFIYFSVIAYANMTAMEVATEKSSRVMEILISSVSPVKQMFAKIIGIGLVGLTQLAVILGVGYFTLIRKKDELVGGFFEGFGFESLSLSVIIYAIIFFLLGYFLYATLAALLGSLVSRIEDVQQMIMPMTFLIMIGFFISMFGLGSPESGFVTVTSYIPFFTPMVMFLRVGMLNLPVYEPIIGILVLVVSIALLGVFGARVYRGGVLLYGKSNSYKDIKKAIDLTSKK
- a CDS encoding ABC transporter ATP-binding protein, giving the protein MSLKLQQVTKRFGDFTAVDELSLEIPPSEMFGFLGANGAGKTTTFRMVLGLLDATEGRITWDGKGIDYSTSPEIGYLPEERGLYPKMKVGDQIVYLARLRGMEKKTILKELDYWLERFNVPQYLNKKVEELSKGNQQKIQFIASVIHKPKLLILDEPFSGLDPVNVELLKDAVREIKKNGTTIVFSSHRMEHVEELCESLCIMHKGRPVVHGGLKEIKRSFGKKNVVIHADFDLTYLKDIQGVTKIKETTEGVLLQVESEAAAQGVFHDVVKKGFLRKFELEEPSLNDIFIEKVGTSYE
- a CDS encoding YhzD family protein, encoding MKVYKLTVFERDGKKILDESFEASSDNEAKKMGETMLEEKGYAEHTHRCTSPLGKLLLFHV
- a CDS encoding enoyl-CoA hydratase gives rise to the protein MTVSNQYETIKLHKDGKVARVHLNRPQSLNALDARLMEELLAALKEVKHDPTISLLILTGEGKGFSSGGDIKSMLSLSGEEQFSRIMDTISELVMTLYSMPKVVLTGIHGAAAGLGLSLALASDYILCEEDSKLAMNFIGIALIPDGGSHFLLQERLGTHKAKRLIWNGKVFEGQEALMKGLVDEAIPSGKLEEGIARYTKQVLSAPTKAMLKTKEVYVELNKERLQHALDLEKEGQWLMRQTSDHQEGIRAFVEKRRPEFKGE
- a CDS encoding long-chain fatty acid--CoA ligase, whose translation is MMQTPLLLTQMIERAEKYFPKKEIVSRTESGINRFTYKQWGERTRRLASSLSKLGVEEGDKVGTLAWNHHRHLEAYFAIPCSGAVLHTINIRLSPQHIVYIINHAKDQVLLIDPDIVPLIEKVKDQIPTVKAFIVMTDGELPETTLEPVYHYESLLEEGDPSFQFRNDIDENAPAGMCYTSATTGNPKGVIYSHRGIVLHAMALGLADTTGVSERDVALPVVPMFHVNAWGLPFAAVWFGSKQVLPGPYFTPGLLAGLMQDEKVTISAGVPTIWLGLLNELEQNEYDLSSLRSVLCGGSAAPKGMIRSFEEKFGIPFMHAYGMTETSPLAVIAASKSYHDDLSAEEKLDLKAKQGILVPGLDMKIVGKDGEVAWDGIEMGELALRGPWIASEYYEDERTEDAFRDGWLYTGDVVTIDEEGYIKIVDRTKDLIKSGGEWISSVDIENALMAHEHIFEAAVVAVPHEEWQERPIACVVLKESGKGSVTKEEIMDFLKPQFAKWWLPDEILFLDEIPKTSVGKFLKRALRDQVQDQMKQI
- a CDS encoding coproporphyrinogen III oxidase gives rise to the protein MDVLIKGIEDERFERPLRLIANLFFEESSIHFGDCDEADLQVHIELSSDDKIEAEAVLTDSSEQSYTARYEHDWVPYENEKERFKQLKTAVSHVYLNVLQDLTGIRQKWGILTGIRPTKLIHKQMQLGLPKEEIHKKLKKEYLITDEKIQLMQNIVDRQLSVVPDLYDLQQEVSIYIGIPFCPTKCAYCTFPAYAILGKQGRVDSFLAGLHYEIQEMGRWMKENNIKITTIYYGGGTPTSITAEEMDALYEEMYRSFPDVDKVREVTVEAGRPDTISEDKLEVLNKWNIDRISINPQSYTQETLKAIGRHHTVEETIDKFHLSRGMGMNNINMDLIIGLPGEELPELQHSLDETEKLMPESLTVHTLSFKRASEMTKNKDKYKVADRLEIEKMMNLAEKWTKEHGYEPYYLYRQKNILGNLENVGYALPEQDSIYNIMIMEEVQTIIGIGCGAASKFIDPKTGKITHFANPKEPNAYNLGFKEYTEKKIRILNDLFL